One Roseimicrobium gellanilyticum DNA window includes the following coding sequences:
- the leuA gene encoding 2-isopropylmalate synthase, producing the protein MSFSPIQKYRPFPSIDLPNRQWPARVLTQAPIWCSVDLRDGNQALAVPMNVSQKLEMFEALVKCGFKEIEVGFPSASNTEFSFNRRLIEDGRIPDDVTIQCLVQAREDLIEKTVQSLMGARSVIIHLYNSTSPAQRRYVFGMEKADIVKVAVRGAQWIKDRIKRLEDSGTKVMLQYSPESFSATEVEFAKEVSEAVMDVWQPTPERKMILNLPDTVEVAGPNVYADQIEWMCRNIKNRESLIISLHTHNDRGTGTAATEMGMLAGADRVEGTLFGNGERTGNLDVVQVAMNLYMHGIDPKLDFSDLNALREVYERCTGMTVPPRHPYSGELVFTAFSGSHQDAIKKGLAAYEGHQGAWDVPYLTIDPQDIGREYREVIRVNSQSGKGGVAYLLESEFGIELPKELQREFGPIANDAVDALGREVSAAELKAMFWKEYIERNQPYELKHFHADGTTGVFRCRASLYENGREIQVTGEGNGPIAAFVQAMVSHGVPTFEVANYREQSLGSGSEASALSFIQVKRADGKMCWGAGVDTNIELASIKAVLSAVNRTT; encoded by the coding sequence ATGTCCTTTTCACCCATCCAGAAATACCGTCCGTTCCCGTCGATTGATTTGCCCAACCGTCAATGGCCCGCGCGTGTGCTCACGCAGGCCCCCATCTGGTGCAGTGTGGATCTCCGTGATGGCAATCAGGCGCTGGCCGTGCCCATGAACGTCTCCCAAAAGCTGGAGATGTTCGAAGCACTGGTGAAGTGCGGATTCAAGGAAATCGAAGTGGGTTTCCCCTCGGCTTCGAACACGGAGTTCTCTTTCAATCGCCGCCTGATCGAGGATGGCCGCATCCCAGATGACGTAACCATCCAGTGCCTGGTACAGGCTCGCGAAGACCTGATCGAGAAGACAGTCCAGTCGCTGATGGGTGCCAGGAGCGTGATCATCCACTTGTACAATTCCACGTCTCCCGCGCAGCGTCGCTACGTTTTCGGCATGGAGAAGGCGGATATCGTGAAGGTGGCCGTACGTGGGGCGCAGTGGATCAAGGATCGCATTAAGCGGCTGGAAGACAGCGGCACCAAGGTGATGCTGCAGTACTCCCCGGAAAGTTTCAGCGCCACGGAAGTTGAGTTCGCCAAGGAGGTGAGCGAGGCGGTGATGGATGTCTGGCAACCCACCCCGGAGAGAAAGATGATTCTGAACTTGCCGGACACGGTTGAGGTTGCCGGGCCCAATGTGTACGCGGATCAGATCGAATGGATGTGCCGCAACATCAAGAACCGCGAGAGCTTGATCATCAGCCTGCATACACACAACGATCGCGGCACGGGTACCGCTGCCACCGAGATGGGCATGCTGGCCGGCGCCGACCGCGTGGAGGGGACTCTCTTTGGAAATGGGGAGCGCACCGGTAATCTGGATGTCGTCCAGGTGGCGATGAACCTGTACATGCACGGTATCGATCCAAAGCTGGACTTCTCCGACCTGAATGCCCTGCGGGAAGTGTATGAGCGCTGCACCGGCATGACCGTACCGCCGCGGCATCCCTACTCTGGCGAGCTGGTCTTTACCGCCTTCAGCGGCTCCCATCAGGATGCGATCAAGAAGGGGCTGGCAGCCTATGAGGGACATCAGGGGGCATGGGATGTGCCCTACCTGACCATTGATCCCCAGGACATCGGCCGGGAGTACCGCGAGGTCATTCGTGTGAACAGCCAGAGCGGCAAGGGCGGTGTGGCCTACCTGCTGGAGAGCGAGTTTGGCATCGAGCTTCCGAAGGAATTGCAGCGTGAGTTTGGCCCCATTGCCAATGACGCGGTGGATGCCCTCGGCCGGGAAGTCAGCGCTGCTGAACTGAAGGCGATGTTCTGGAAGGAATATATCGAGCGCAACCAGCCCTATGAGCTGAAGCATTTCCATGCAGACGGCACCACTGGAGTCTTCCGCTGTCGCGCCAGCCTGTATGAGAACGGCAGGGAAATCCAGGTGACCGGGGAGGGGAATGGTCCCATCGCCGCCTTCGTGCAAGCGATGGTGTCACATGGTGTACCCACCTTTGAGGTGGCGAACTACCGCGAACAGTCGCTGGGATCCGGCAGCGAGGCGAGCGCGCTTTCCTTCATTCAGGTGAAGCGCGCCGATGGCAAGATGTGCTGGGGGGCGGGCGTCGATACGAATATCGAGCTCGCTTCCATCAAGGCGGTGCTCAGCGCTGTGAACCGGACGACCTAG
- a CDS encoding serine/threonine-protein kinase, with amino-acid sequence MELPLPEELSQLLPEGEYIVENFLGQGGMGAVYQGLQMPLKRPVAIKILQRRRTEDDYHFEDRFRREAYSMATLIHPNVVQVYDCGDAGEDFLFISMELVEGGDLSQAMRHGQLTLASALQMLIPICEGVQAAHEHGLVHRDIKPANIFLTMDSRPKVADFGLAKRCDAHTTFVTQAGLGMGTPDYAAPEQYEECADLDHRVDIYSLGVMFYQMLTGHLPRGAYKLASRLVQVDTRLDVVLQKAMENDRVERYQSVEQLKVDMQHILTTWMAPPRPRVIMQTGRVVVGNGHASAMTGRVPTMTGRVPTMTGRVPTMAGHPSTMTGRVPTIAKPTAPHPTPPVPRVVPIPTPQSSYHVVPVPKKRSGVPVVAGLLALLLLGGSAAFLTSRHSGPSAATAASSANLAKTDAVSTSSGTASSSVSVATGSKSEASADGPSILPTLPPLQRLDLLALTDPVRDRVSTPPGVDKNEWARVGSALMYRSDGRSGKLVAPVSFECRDYEIEFRAERSSGNGRIHVDLPLATGRILPLILNDPTSRILNEKEGASWPRNASVVHAIIRVVRRRGGEGEDRLVIRDAISGRELLNWRGRFGPLGRAGESHPEIDGKAMASLFVPSDSYVIQMWQLTVFEGRAVRLRAPDTGAAGQPVAQVSQAASSIPPASENYIDAGSSPAPFPATIQADARLLKLESGFQSRRESDAQKPFTTAMATLNAGYVRALAAARKTAEKQGNSSHVALLDEESARTKAGTPPPDADAPGTPEPLLKLRSTYRAEVAKYLVARDKADAVLYDIYLGALDSYVEELARNKDARVREVQEVRRQIAARKPAVRN; translated from the coding sequence ATGGAACTCCCGCTTCCAGAGGAGCTGTCCCAGCTTCTCCCAGAGGGTGAATACATCGTGGAAAACTTCCTCGGACAGGGGGGCATGGGAGCCGTGTACCAGGGTTTGCAGATGCCCCTCAAAAGGCCCGTGGCCATCAAAATCCTGCAGCGCAGGCGTACCGAAGACGACTACCACTTCGAGGATCGGTTCCGTCGTGAGGCCTATTCCATGGCGACGCTCATCCACCCAAACGTGGTGCAGGTGTATGATTGCGGTGATGCCGGTGAGGACTTCCTGTTCATCAGCATGGAGCTGGTGGAGGGAGGAGATCTCAGCCAGGCCATGCGTCATGGGCAATTGACCCTGGCCTCCGCCCTGCAGATGTTGATCCCGATTTGTGAGGGCGTGCAGGCGGCTCATGAGCACGGGCTCGTGCATCGCGACATCAAGCCGGCGAACATTTTTCTCACGATGGACTCGCGTCCGAAGGTGGCGGACTTTGGTCTGGCGAAACGCTGCGACGCGCATACCACCTTCGTGACCCAGGCCGGATTGGGGATGGGTACCCCGGACTATGCCGCGCCTGAGCAGTACGAGGAATGCGCCGATCTGGATCACCGGGTGGATATCTACTCGCTGGGCGTGATGTTTTACCAGATGCTGACTGGCCACCTCCCTCGCGGCGCGTACAAGCTGGCCTCGCGGCTCGTCCAGGTGGACACACGTCTGGATGTAGTGCTGCAAAAGGCAATGGAGAATGACCGCGTAGAGCGCTACCAAAGCGTGGAGCAACTCAAAGTGGACATGCAGCACATCCTCACCACATGGATGGCGCCTCCGCGGCCTCGCGTCATCATGCAGACAGGTCGTGTGGTCGTGGGCAACGGTCATGCGAGTGCCATGACGGGGCGGGTTCCTACCATGACGGGAAGAGTTCCGACTATGACGGGGCGTGTGCCAACCATGGCAGGCCACCCATCCACCATGACAGGCAGGGTCCCGACCATTGCGAAGCCCACAGCCCCGCATCCCACGCCGCCCGTTCCACGTGTAGTTCCCATACCGACTCCGCAATCGTCTTACCATGTGGTGCCCGTTCCGAAGAAGAGGTCCGGAGTGCCTGTGGTCGCGGGATTGCTCGCGCTGCTTTTGCTCGGAGGTTCTGCAGCATTCCTGACTTCCAGGCACTCAGGCCCATCTGCAGCAACCGCGGCTTCTTCCGCGAACCTGGCGAAGACGGATGCTGTCTCGACTTCTTCAGGGACGGCGTCATCGTCGGTATCAGTCGCGACCGGATCAAAATCAGAAGCGTCAGCCGATGGGCCTTCCATTCTTCCCACCCTGCCTCCACTTCAAAGACTGGACCTGCTTGCGTTGACAGATCCCGTCCGCGATCGCGTGTCCACCCCTCCCGGAGTAGACAAAAACGAGTGGGCGCGCGTGGGGTCAGCTCTCATGTACAGGAGTGATGGTCGGTCCGGGAAGTTGGTGGCTCCCGTGTCATTCGAATGCCGGGACTATGAGATTGAGTTTCGTGCTGAGCGCAGCAGCGGCAATGGCCGCATTCATGTGGATCTTCCGCTGGCGACAGGACGGATATTGCCGCTCATCCTCAATGATCCCACAAGTCGCATCCTCAATGAAAAGGAGGGAGCAAGCTGGCCGCGCAATGCGTCCGTGGTGCACGCCATCATCCGCGTAGTACGGAGAAGAGGTGGCGAGGGCGAAGATCGGCTGGTGATTCGAGATGCGATCAGTGGAAGAGAGCTTCTGAATTGGAGGGGACGTTTTGGACCGCTGGGCAGGGCAGGGGAATCGCATCCTGAAATTGATGGGAAGGCCATGGCCTCGCTCTTCGTGCCCAGTGATTCCTATGTGATACAGATGTGGCAGCTCACAGTCTTCGAGGGCAGAGCGGTGAGACTCCGTGCGCCAGATACCGGAGCTGCGGGCCAGCCTGTGGCGCAGGTGAGCCAAGCTGCTTCATCCATTCCCCCTGCTTCTGAAAACTACATTGATGCCGGAAGCTCCCCGGCGCCATTTCCGGCAACGATTCAAGCTGATGCACGGCTCCTGAAACTCGAGTCGGGGTTCCAGTCACGGCGCGAGTCCGATGCGCAGAAGCCATTCACCACAGCAATGGCGACGCTAAATGCCGGCTATGTGCGTGCACTCGCGGCAGCGCGGAAGACTGCCGAAAAACAGGGCAACAGCTCCCACGTGGCATTGCTCGATGAAGAGTCGGCAAGGACAAAGGCAGGCACTCCACCGCCTGACGCTGATGCGCCGGGCACTCCCGAGCCCCTGCTCAAACTGCGATCCACGTATCGTGCCGAGGTGGCAAAATATCTTGTCGCCAGGGACAAGGCGGACGCGGTGTTGTACGATATCTACCTCGGTGCCTTGGATTCCTACGTCGAAGAGCTTGCCCGAAACAAAGATGCCCGGGTTCGCGAGGTGCAGGAGGTGCGTCGCCAGATTGCGGCGAGGAAGCCGGCGGTACGCAATTAG
- a CDS encoding DUF1501 domain-containing protein encodes MKKNDKELLTSRRRFLRQSACSALGITGVVNTLAHLRLVNSALAQAGPLPDYKALVVLFLFGGNDSNNLLIPQKNHPGYADYKSGRGVLKILDSTDSAYVSGNPASIPLTTPSGDYGVHPAALGIASLFNAGELAFVANVGTLVYPTTRAQFNAGSVPLPPQLFSHSDQQVQWQSSVPDQPLTSGWGGRVADLLASQSYAEGQVSLSVSLAGINSLQLGEQEIQYALTSDGAIPLSGYSNANGPYGAALNADGSYKTNLQGKRLKAFNDITNYTYQHLLEDDHAHVVKRAQANEGLIGAAFTEAAASGVDFDTIFTSAQTNLGDQLKTIAKLIAGRNSLGNRRQIFFASIGGFDTHQDQLDAQVNLLGELSGGLKAFSDTLIALGVNDNVLTVTHSDFTRTLTPNGQDAATAGSDHGWGGHQIVLGGPVHGGQVYGTFPSLKLGQDLDAGSSNRGRWIPTTAVDQYASVAARWLGVSQGNLSTIFPNLGRFSDPFGGSANLGYVTV; translated from the coding sequence ATGAAAAAGAACGACAAAGAATTGCTCACGTCACGCCGCCGGTTCCTGCGCCAGTCCGCGTGCTCCGCGCTTGGCATCACAGGCGTGGTGAATACCCTCGCGCATCTGCGCCTGGTGAACTCCGCGCTCGCGCAAGCGGGTCCGCTGCCGGACTACAAGGCGCTCGTGGTGCTCTTCCTCTTCGGGGGCAATGACTCCAACAACCTGCTCATTCCGCAGAAGAATCATCCCGGATATGCCGACTACAAGAGCGGCCGTGGGGTGCTGAAGATTCTCGACAGCACCGACTCTGCGTACGTGTCCGGCAATCCGGCATCCATCCCGCTTACCACACCGAGTGGGGACTATGGCGTGCATCCGGCCGCACTAGGCATTGCGAGCCTGTTCAATGCGGGCGAGCTCGCCTTCGTGGCAAACGTGGGTACGCTGGTGTATCCCACCACGAGAGCCCAGTTCAATGCGGGCTCTGTGCCTCTGCCGCCGCAGCTTTTCTCGCACTCGGATCAGCAGGTGCAGTGGCAGAGTTCGGTCCCGGACCAGCCCCTCACGAGCGGCTGGGGCGGGAGAGTGGCAGACCTGCTCGCCTCCCAAAGCTATGCCGAAGGGCAGGTATCTCTCTCGGTGAGTCTTGCGGGTATCAACAGCCTGCAGCTTGGTGAGCAGGAGATCCAGTATGCGCTCACTTCAGACGGAGCCATCCCACTCTCCGGCTACAGCAATGCCAATGGCCCCTACGGCGCGGCGCTCAATGCCGATGGAAGCTACAAGACCAACCTGCAGGGCAAGCGCCTCAAGGCCTTCAATGACATCACGAACTACACGTATCAGCATCTGCTGGAGGATGATCACGCTCATGTGGTGAAGCGGGCGCAAGCGAACGAAGGACTCATCGGCGCAGCCTTCACGGAGGCGGCCGCGAGTGGGGTGGACTTCGACACGATTTTCACCAGCGCCCAGACGAATCTGGGCGATCAGCTCAAGACGATTGCGAAGCTCATCGCCGGCAGAAACAGCCTCGGTAACCGCCGCCAGATCTTCTTCGCCAGCATTGGTGGATTCGACACGCACCAGGATCAGCTCGATGCGCAGGTGAATCTGCTGGGCGAACTGAGCGGTGGCCTCAAGGCCTTCAGCGACACACTCATTGCCCTCGGCGTGAATGACAACGTGCTGACGGTCACGCATTCCGACTTCACCCGTACGCTCACACCCAATGGGCAGGATGCTGCCACGGCGGGTTCTGACCATGGCTGGGGTGGGCATCAGATCGTGTTGGGTGGTCCCGTGCATGGAGGTCAGGTGTACGGGACCTTCCCTAGTCTGAAGCTCGGTCAGGACCTGGATGCAGGCTCCAGCAATCGCGGCCGCTGGATTCCCACCACGGCAGTGGATCAATATGCCTCTGTGGCCGCGCGTTGGCTGGGGGTGAGTCAGGGAAACCTGAGCACCATCTTCCCCAACCTGGGCCGCTTCAGCGATCCCTTCGGTGGCAGTGCGAATCTGGGATACGTCACGGTATGA
- a CDS encoding DUF1800 family protein — protein sequence MPTGRFGGFAREPPHAGLSSRTTGPDGPSAVSAAPELTLPLMIQLKLRRRVAALVTIGVLSSVLAFSASAAPKYETGVLTNNQPNATTWRTVNFATPFAAPPVVVLGTPSHGDSQALTTRVRNVTATSFEYQLDEWDYLDGAHGSETFPYLALEPGVHAIGGVTWHAGRSPGITRTGQTVTFASGFAAAPVVLAQVESVTNAKAVSARVSLATTTNFNLKLISQESDTTTLSGESIGWIAVAPGSGTIDGASFVAARTGANVTQAWSAIAFTGTHRQPSFFAQGQTVNGADPFTLRQRNLTATGVEIFLQEEQSAGTEVNHVAEDVGYLVLSESVGELRAKLALGDITESQTNGSTWHSETFPQSYTNPVVVFGPVTQKNGDPVHVRVRNVTSLGFEWQLEEWDYLDGTHGEETVHYIVAEQGTYRIGGLLWEFGRSTGVTNTAANKTFSEAFPAAPVVLSQVATTNEASAVASRLSNITATGFSVQLEEEQAANQTHAGETVHFVAVQKGSGRIVSNQHVFEAGASAVNVTQTFRALNFTRKLADPFVIADVQTRNDSDPVVLRQRNASVSNVDVRAQEEASVNADVTHASESVGYLIVSGSLDLDEDGLPDAWETSLGLNPNDASDAALDPDGDGISNLNEYAYGTNPNTFDSGGTIIVVPSVTEAYEKEGTAARFTISRTGGTVPVTVTYALSGRAAAPGQSGADYTTTNNAGTVLTGSITIPFEATSADVVIEPVLDTVNEYPETVTLTVTANPRYAVGSGNSGTVNVSDASPIPANESLFVGLLSKQGTAQTYASGIVTIYLNGPKNAARVNLHFSGLTSNQTNAYIRYGVTAGVGPELRPTLPIGQVSNEPWNIVPVGALTGQDIVDSLYQVGGKWVYLNIGTGTYPAGEIAGILSRQTGSGTFTPPPAPPTLATLTGDALTRDVARFLTQASFGPTQQEIQALVDEINTTYAGDRIAAYSAWINAQFALDQTRLLDYTQAADAHEWDLRGEDPINFTNNNEPRHHNRRRGWWTIATSAHDQLRQRVAFALSEVFVTSDQLATLRTRHYGLANYYDLLATRADGNFRTLLEDVSKSPVMGKYLSHLQNQKAILDGQGNVLVSPDENYAREILQLFSIGLVHRHPDGTLKLGADGLPIQTYNNNDITNLARVFTGWSFSKRHGAKNQGYPVEDNTNFLQGQGPAYFQASWTNPLKNFAAYHDTGAKTVLGSNIASGLNGQQDLTAALDIIFNHPNVAPFISRLLIQRLVTSNPSAGYIHRVAQKFENNGSGVRGNLKAVVRAILLDYEARSPDVIDNIGYGKQKEPIVRYVQLIRALGGQSQLPLSALSTFGYPAAQLDNFPAGATLYRYPNTDTRLAQTPQSAPSVFNWFLPDFNPGGQIGAAGLVAPELELSTETTVIQAINYHYQLTNVDNGQSVDIYYGTTNGPEDNIALVRTPFEQLYDAEITAGKTVTQASTTVLDQLDLVLTAGNFKQRYATAATPNPRSILITSVASLAAATTTQARVKELLYLLVSSPEYIHQK from the coding sequence ATGCCTACCGGACGCTTCGGAGGCTTTGCCCGCGAGCCACCTCATGCGGGCCTGTCCTCACGAACCACCGGGCCGGACGGTCCTTCCGCAGTGTCTGCGGCCCCGGAACTCACCCTTCCTCTCATGATACAGCTCAAGCTCAGGCGGCGTGTCGCTGCCCTCGTCACTATTGGCGTCCTCTCGTCGGTGCTGGCGTTCTCCGCATCGGCCGCTCCGAAATATGAAACCGGCGTGCTGACGAACAATCAGCCAAATGCCACCACGTGGCGCACGGTAAACTTTGCCACTCCCTTTGCCGCGCCACCGGTGGTGGTGCTGGGCACTCCCTCACACGGAGACTCACAGGCGCTCACCACACGTGTGCGCAACGTGACCGCTACAAGCTTCGAGTATCAGCTCGACGAGTGGGACTATCTCGATGGCGCGCATGGTTCGGAGACATTTCCGTATCTCGCCCTGGAGCCGGGTGTGCATGCCATCGGTGGAGTGACCTGGCATGCCGGGCGCTCCCCGGGCATCACACGCACAGGACAGACGGTGACTTTCGCCTCGGGATTCGCAGCCGCTCCAGTCGTGCTGGCCCAGGTGGAGAGTGTGACAAATGCGAAGGCGGTATCCGCGCGTGTGAGTCTGGCGACGACGACCAATTTCAATCTCAAGCTGATTTCGCAGGAGTCCGATACCACGACGCTTTCGGGTGAGTCCATTGGATGGATTGCCGTTGCTCCTGGCTCTGGCACTATTGATGGAGCGAGCTTTGTGGCAGCGCGTACCGGAGCGAACGTCACGCAGGCGTGGAGCGCCATCGCGTTCACGGGCACGCATCGCCAGCCTTCCTTCTTTGCCCAAGGGCAGACCGTCAACGGTGCAGATCCCTTCACTCTCCGTCAGCGCAATCTTACCGCGACCGGAGTGGAGATCTTCCTGCAGGAGGAACAGTCAGCCGGCACGGAGGTGAATCATGTGGCAGAAGATGTGGGCTATCTCGTGCTCAGCGAGAGCGTCGGTGAACTACGTGCCAAGCTGGCGTTGGGCGACATCACAGAGTCCCAGACCAATGGAAGCACCTGGCACAGTGAAACTTTCCCTCAATCCTACACCAATCCCGTGGTGGTGTTTGGTCCGGTGACTCAGAAGAATGGTGACCCCGTGCATGTGCGTGTGCGCAACGTGACCAGCCTGGGATTCGAATGGCAGCTGGAGGAATGGGACTACCTCGATGGCACCCATGGCGAGGAAACGGTGCACTACATCGTGGCGGAGCAGGGGACCTATCGCATCGGCGGTCTGCTGTGGGAGTTTGGCCGCAGCACGGGCGTGACGAATACCGCGGCGAACAAGACATTCTCCGAGGCATTCCCTGCGGCGCCTGTGGTGCTTTCGCAGGTGGCGACTACGAATGAAGCGAGTGCGGTGGCCTCGCGTCTCAGCAATATCACTGCGACTGGATTCTCAGTGCAGCTCGAAGAAGAACAGGCGGCCAACCAAACGCACGCGGGTGAAACGGTGCACTTCGTGGCGGTGCAGAAGGGGAGTGGCCGCATCGTTTCCAATCAGCACGTGTTCGAGGCTGGCGCCTCTGCGGTGAATGTCACCCAGACCTTCCGCGCGCTGAACTTCACCCGCAAGCTCGCGGATCCCTTCGTGATTGCCGATGTGCAGACGCGGAATGACTCCGACCCCGTGGTGCTGCGCCAGCGCAATGCCAGCGTCTCCAACGTGGATGTGCGCGCTCAAGAGGAAGCCTCGGTCAATGCCGACGTCACGCATGCCTCGGAGAGTGTGGGTTACCTGATTGTCTCAGGATCGCTGGACCTTGATGAAGATGGTCTGCCGGATGCCTGGGAGACATCGTTGGGGCTGAATCCCAATGATGCCTCTGATGCGGCTCTCGATCCTGATGGCGATGGCATCAGCAATCTCAATGAGTATGCCTACGGTACGAATCCGAACACCTTCGACAGTGGCGGCACCATTATTGTGGTGCCTTCCGTCACGGAAGCGTATGAGAAGGAGGGCACGGCTGCCCGTTTCACCATCTCCAGGACGGGTGGCACAGTACCGGTGACGGTCACATATGCACTGTCCGGTCGTGCGGCGGCGCCAGGGCAGAGTGGTGCTGACTACACCACAACGAACAATGCGGGCACGGTGCTTACGGGCTCGATCACCATTCCTTTCGAAGCCACATCGGCGGATGTCGTGATCGAGCCGGTGCTGGATACAGTGAATGAATATCCGGAGACTGTCACGCTCACCGTGACGGCCAATCCACGCTATGCCGTGGGCTCGGGGAATAGCGGTACCGTGAACGTGAGCGACGCGTCACCGATTCCTGCGAATGAGTCCCTCTTTGTAGGCCTTCTGAGCAAACAGGGCACGGCACAGACGTACGCTTCCGGGATTGTCACCATCTATCTCAATGGCCCGAAGAATGCGGCGCGGGTGAATCTCCACTTCAGCGGCCTCACCTCGAATCAAACGAACGCGTACATCCGCTACGGTGTCACTGCGGGTGTGGGACCGGAACTGCGCCCCACGTTGCCCATCGGTCAGGTGAGCAATGAGCCTTGGAACATCGTTCCGGTAGGAGCTCTGACGGGGCAGGACATTGTGGACTCCCTGTATCAAGTCGGAGGCAAGTGGGTGTATCTGAATATCGGCACCGGTACCTATCCCGCCGGTGAGATTGCAGGCATCCTCTCGAGGCAGACCGGCTCCGGCACGTTTACGCCACCTCCTGCGCCGCCGACGCTTGCGACCCTCACGGGCGATGCTCTCACGCGCGATGTCGCCCGCTTCCTCACGCAGGCCTCCTTTGGCCCCACGCAGCAGGAGATACAGGCGCTGGTGGATGAGATCAACACCACCTACGCGGGTGACCGCATCGCCGCGTACTCCGCGTGGATCAATGCGCAGTTCGCCCTCGATCAAACAAGGCTGCTGGACTACACCCAGGCAGCGGACGCTCATGAGTGGGACCTGCGTGGTGAAGATCCCATCAACTTCACCAACAACAACGAGCCGCGCCATCACAACCGGCGTCGTGGCTGGTGGACGATTGCCACGAGCGCGCACGATCAGCTGCGCCAGCGCGTGGCCTTTGCCTTGAGCGAGGTCTTTGTCACCTCGGATCAGCTCGCGACACTGCGCACCCGGCACTATGGCCTGGCAAACTATTACGATCTGCTCGCCACCCGTGCGGATGGAAACTTCCGGACATTGCTGGAGGACGTGAGCAAGAGCCCGGTCATGGGCAAGTACCTGAGCCACCTGCAGAATCAGAAGGCGATTCTCGATGGCCAGGGGAATGTGCTGGTGAGCCCGGATGAGAACTACGCTCGCGAGATTCTCCAGCTCTTCTCCATCGGTCTGGTGCATCGCCATCCTGATGGCACGCTGAAGCTGGGTGCTGATGGCCTCCCCATTCAGACCTACAACAACAACGACATCACAAACCTTGCGCGTGTCTTCACCGGTTGGAGTTTCAGCAAACGGCACGGTGCGAAGAACCAGGGGTATCCTGTGGAGGACAATACCAACTTCCTTCAAGGGCAGGGACCGGCCTACTTTCAGGCTTCCTGGACAAATCCGCTCAAGAACTTCGCCGCTTACCACGACACAGGCGCGAAGACGGTGCTGGGCAGCAACATCGCCTCGGGACTCAATGGCCAGCAGGATCTGACCGCGGCGCTCGACATCATCTTCAATCATCCCAATGTCGCGCCGTTCATCAGCCGCCTTCTGATTCAGCGTCTTGTCACCTCAAACCCCAGCGCAGGATATATCCATCGTGTCGCGCAGAAGTTTGAGAACAACGGCTCCGGCGTGCGTGGCAACCTGAAGGCTGTGGTGCGCGCCATCCTGCTGGACTATGAAGCTCGCAGTCCCGATGTGATCGACAATATCGGCTACGGCAAGCAGAAGGAGCCCATCGTCCGCTACGTGCAACTCATCCGCGCCTTGGGTGGCCAGTCCCAGCTTCCGCTGAGTGCGCTGTCCACCTTCGGTTATCCCGCCGCGCAACTCGACAACTTCCCGGCGGGCGCCACGCTCTATCGCTATCCGAACACGGATACGAGACTGGCTCAGACACCGCAGAGCGCACCGAGCGTGTTCAACTGGTTCCTGCCAGACTTCAATCCCGGCGGCCAGATTGGTGCTGCGGGACTGGTGGCGCCGGAGTTGGAACTCAGCACGGAGACGACTGTCATCCAGGCGATCAACTACCACTACCAGCTCACGAATGTGGACAACGGTCAGAGCGTGGACATCTACTACGGCACCACGAACGGACCCGAGGACAACATCGCCCTGGTGCGCACGCCGTTTGAGCAGTTGTACGATGCGGAGATCACCGCGGGTAAAACGGTGACTCAGGCGAGCACCACGGTTCTGGACCAGTTGGATCTCGTGCTGACGGCCGGCAACTTCAAGCAACGCTATGCCACAGCTGCCACGCCGAATCCGCGAAGCATCCTCATCACTTCGGTGGCGTCGCTTGCCGCTGCCACCACCACGCAGGCCCGCGTGAAGGAGCTCCTCTACTTGCTCGTGAGCTCTCCTGAATACATCCACCAAAAATAG